A single Populus alba chromosome 7, ASM523922v2, whole genome shotgun sequence DNA region contains:
- the LOC118047791 gene encoding LOW QUALITY PROTEIN: phosphatidylinositol 3,4,5-trisphosphate 3-phosphatase and protein-tyrosine-phosphatase PTEN2A-like (The sequence of the model RefSeq protein was modified relative to this genomic sequence to represent the inferred CDS: substituted 1 base at 1 genomic stop codon): protein MDPDPSTQPPVVESSNKDSRNLEQHSMAAATRNHGSSSNSETEGFGISAFSRFTSGFGSLLPNTGESSQGNATSTQSGVFESFTKGLVDSSRNAVKAMQVKARHVVSQNKRRYQEGGFDLDMAYVTENIIAMGFPAGDISSGLFGFFEGFYRNHMEEVIKFFETHHKGKYKVYNLCSERLYDASXFGGKVACFPFDDHNCPPLQLITSFCQSAYSWLKEDIQNVVVVHCKAGMGRTGLMICSLLLFLKFFPTAEEAIDYFNQKRCVDGKALVLPSQIRYVKYFERILTYFNGENQPERRCMLRGFRLHQCPYWIRPSITISNNSGVLFSTRKHPKTKDLMPEDFWIRAPKKKMVVFALPMELGLTELAGDFKIHFHDRQGDFYCWLNTTMTENRKILNGSDLDDFDKRKLPSPGFQVEVVMIDHDGTLPARSKVDSACNGSDVTSSGHVAATDGGVAGHSNRSDIAENDDVFSDSEGEETGVSKSRQAQAASGTGLAHPDHASNTTTEEMRNLTQGAEQLSLRSHEPSQINASKEPTAGGAGNPAPGIEIRHLDSGGASDIKAIAADASVFTFGDEDYESE from the exons ATGGATCCTGACCCATCTACTCAACCTCCTGTTGTTGAATCTTCTAACAAAGACTCTCGTAATCTTGAACAACATTCTATGGCTGCGGCCACCCGAAATCATGGTTCGAGTTCGAATTCGGAGACTGAAGGTTTTGGAATTTCTGCATTTTCTCGTTTTACCAGTGGCTTTGGATCGCTGCTTCCTAATACCGGGGAGAGTAGTCAAGGCAACGCAACATCTACGCAAAGTGgtgtttttgaatcattcactAAAGGTTTGGTTGATTCGTCTCGAAATGCTGTGAAGGCCATGCAGGTCAAGGCGCGCCATGTTGTTTCTCAAAATAAACGGAGATACCAG GAGGGAGGATTCGATTTGGATATGGCTTATGTCACTGAGAACATAATTGCTATGGGTTTTCCTGCTGGTGATATAAGCTCTGGACTTTTTGGATTCTTTGAG GGATTCTATCGAAATCACATGGAAgaagtgataaagttttttgaGACCCATCATAAG GGAAAGTACAAGGTATACAATCTTTGTTCAGAGAGATTGTATGATGCATCATGATTTGGAGGAAAG GTAGCGTGCTTCCCATTTGATGACCATAATTGCCCTCCTCTTCAACTAATAACATCATTTTGTCAAAGTGCATACTCCTGGTTGAAAGAAGACATTCAAAATGTGGTGGTTGTTCATTGTAAAGCTGGAATGGGCAGGACTGGTTTAATGATATGTAGCCTTCTCCTTTTCCTTAAG TTCTTCCCAACTGCTGAGGAGGCCATTGATTACTTCAACCAGAAAAGATGTGTGGATGGGAAGGCTCTAGTTCTTCCAAGTCAAATT AGGTATGTCAAATACTTCGAGCGGATCTTAACATATTTCAATGGAGAAAATCAGCCCGAACGAAG GTGCATGCTTAGGGGATTCCGGCTTCACCAATGTCCGTATTGGATAAGGCCCTCTATTACTATCTCTAACAACAGTG GGGTTCTGTTCTCAACCAGAAAGCATCCAAAAACCAAGGATTTAATG CCAGAAGATTTCTGGATCCGTGCACCTAAGAAAAAGATGGTAGTTTTTGCTCTACCAATGGAGCTAGGTCTAACAGAGCTGGCCGGGGACTTTAAGATCCATTTCCATGATCGCCAAGGAGATTTCTACTG TTGGTTAAATACTACAATGACAGAgaatagaaaaattttaaatggcTCTGATCTTGATGATTTTGACAAG AGAAAACTGCCTTCTCCAGGTTTCCAGGTTGAAGTTGTGATGATAGACCATGATGGAACTTTACCTGCAAGGTCTAAAGTTGATTCGGCCTGCAATGGATCTGATGTTACTAGCTCAGGTCATGTTGCAGCCACAGATGGTGGAGTTGCAGGCCATTCCAACAGAAGTGACATAGCTGAGAATGACGATGTATTCTCAGACAGTGAGGGAGAGGAAACTGGGGTTTCAAAGAGCAGGCAAGCTCAAGCTGCTTCTGGAACTGGACTTGCTCATCCCGATCATGCATCTAACACCACAACAGAAGAAATGAGGAACTTAACACAAGGAGCTGAGCAACTGTCACTCAGAAGTCATGAACCTTCACAGATAAATGCTTCTAAGGAACCAACTGCCGGCGGGGCTGGGAACCCTGCCCCTGGCATCGAGATCCGTCACCTGGACTCTGGAGGAGCCAGTGACATCAAAGCAATTGCTGCTGATGCATCTGTTTTCACTTTCGGAGATGAAGACTATGAAAGTGAGTGA